Below is a window of Streptomyces sp. ITFR-16 DNA.
GATCTTGGATACCCGGCGCAAGGGAAGGCTCCTTCAAACCTGACCGAAGCGCCTCTTCCGGCGCTGGTTTCGCGGCGATCGTAACGCGCGTAGATGTCAGATAAAGCCCTGTACGGAAGCCGTTATCGGATCGTCGCGAACCGGGGGTGGCCTGTCCGGTTACGGACGATTGCCGTCGAGCAACGCGCAGGCGGTGAACAGCTCGACCCCAACGGTGATCGCCTCCTCGTCCGCGTCGAAGTTGCCGCGGTGCAGGTCCAGCCCGCGCGTGTCGCCGGGGGTACGCACGCCGAGGCGGGCCATCGCGCCCGGCACATGCTCCAGATACCAGGAGAAATCCTCGCCCCCCAGGCTCTGTTCGGTGTCCTCGATCGCATACGATCCGCGGCGCGCGGCCATCGCGCCGGCGAGCAGATCGATCGACTCCGCGTCGTTCACCACGGGCGGGACACCCCGGATGTAGTCGATCACGGTCTTGGCCCGGTGCATTCCGGCCACCTCGTCGATCGCCGCGTGCACCAGGTCGGGCGCGTCGCGCCAGGCGGTCAGATCCAGGCAGCGAACCGTGCCGGACAGCTCGGCGTGTTGCGGGATGACGTTGCAGGCGTGGCCGGTCTCCAGCCGCCCCCAGGTCACCGCGAGCCCCGCCCGCGCGTCGACCCGGCGGGCCAGCAGCGCGGGGACCTCGGTGACCACCTTGGCGGCGGCGGTGACCAGGTCGGTGGTCAGGTGCGGGCGGGCGGTGTGGCCGCCGGGCCCGTCCATGGTGACCTCCAGCCGGTCGCAGGCGGAGGTGATCGCCCCGGCCCGCAGTCCGATGCGCCCCACGTCGACCTTCGGGTCGCAGTGCACCCCGACGATGCGCCCGACGCCCTCCAGCACTCCGGACTCGATCGCGTCGGGCGCGCCGCCGGGCAGCACCTCCTCGGCGGGCTGGAAGATCAGCCGCACCGGGTTGGGCAGCAGCCCCCGCCGGTCGAGCTCGGCGAGGACGAGGCCGGCGCCGAGGACGACGGTGGTGTGGATGTCGTGCCCGCAGGCGTGCGCCCGGTCGGGCACGGTGGAGCGGTACGGGACGCCCGCCTTGCTGTCCGGGATCGGCAGCGCGTCGATGTCGGCCCGCAGCGCCAGCATGGGCCGCGTCCCCTCGCCCGGCGTCCCGATGTCGCACATGAGCCCGGTCCCGGAGTCCAGCACCCTCGGCGCGAGCCCGGCGAGCTCAAGCCGGGCCTTGATCGCCGCGGTGGTGCGGAACTCCTGGTTGCCCAGCTCGGGGTGCATGTGGAGATCGCGCCGGAAGGCGATCAGCTCGGCACGCAGCTCTTCGGGCAACGTACCGGGCAGCACCCGGCCTCCGGGCAGGTCGGCATCGGACTCACGGGACATCAACTGGTTCACCCGTTGAAGGGTAGGCCCCTTGCCCCGTCAACTGACCACAGATCAACAAAACTTCAGCCGCATAGAGGAACAAAAGGCGGCGGCGGGGCGTGTGGCGTGCGAAGGGGATGGGTACACTCGCCCGCCGGGCGCCGCGCCGCACTCGCGCTCCTCATGCCTCCGATGTCACCGCCGTCACCCGCC
It encodes the following:
- a CDS encoding amidohydrolase, producing the protein MSRESDADLPGGRVLPGTLPEELRAELIAFRRDLHMHPELGNQEFRTTAAIKARLELAGLAPRVLDSGTGLMCDIGTPGEGTRPMLALRADIDALPIPDSKAGVPYRSTVPDRAHACGHDIHTTVVLGAGLVLAELDRRGLLPNPVRLIFQPAEEVLPGGAPDAIESGVLEGVGRIVGVHCDPKVDVGRIGLRAGAITSACDRLEVTMDGPGGHTARPHLTTDLVTAAAKVVTEVPALLARRVDARAGLAVTWGRLETGHACNVIPQHAELSGTVRCLDLTAWRDAPDLVHAAIDEVAGMHRAKTVIDYIRGVPPVVNDAESIDLLAGAMAARRGSYAIEDTEQSLGGEDFSWYLEHVPGAMARLGVRTPGDTRGLDLHRGNFDADEEAITVGVELFTACALLDGNRP